In Vanacampus margaritifer isolate UIUO_Vmar chromosome 9, RoL_Vmar_1.0, whole genome shotgun sequence, the following proteins share a genomic window:
- the LOC144057888 gene encoding potassium channel subfamily K member 5-like has translation MTDQGPLLTSCIIFYLSIGAAIFQMLEEPNWELARSKYIFQKEQVLKKYPCLRKEDLEEILQVVSEAAGQGVIITGNKYHNMWDWGNSVIFAATIVTTIGYGNVAPKTNGGRIFCILYGLCGIPLCLVWLSNLGSFFGDRAKRLSQVLIRKNVPVKRVQLICTAIFLLWGLFVHLVIPPLVFMSLEGWSYLEGLYFSFITLTTVGFGDYVAGVNPNIEYPKLYRVFAEIWIYMGLAWLSLFFSWNVNMVVEAHRVFKNKRRHKRRRFHDEEPKPEENTPKSERPTVIDIFSFLSDKEEDYSTVIKEIGMSAKPSSIDVFNRSKSCSDILTTNIEMLDHSPRHRCLMSISEVFLNPKDDGNQDKANRTLLQENSASTEPAECAGTDDNVNGKTDSPKDGIIFTVPASGSAKEEIAQPSDSVNRFTISKVAEEDELLNKDEKG, from the exons ATGACTGACCAGGGCCCCCTTTTAACATCATGTATCATCTTTTACTTGTCCATTGGGGCTGCAATATTTCAAATGCTTGAGGAGCCAAACTGGGAATTGGCCAGgagcaaatatatttttcaaaaagaacAAGTTTTGAAGAAGTACCCATGCCTTAGGAAAGAGGATCTGGAGGAAATTCTTCAG GTAGTGTCAGAGGCTGCAGGCCAAGGTGTGATCATCACTGGAAACAAATATCACAACATGTGGGACTGGGGGAACTCTGTCATCTTTGCAGCGACCATTGTCACAACGATAG GTTATGGTAATGTTGCCCCAAAGACTAATGGAGGTCGCATCTTCTGCATCCTGTATGGCCTGTGCGGCATCCCGCTGTGTCTGGTATGGTTAAGCAACCTGGGTTCGTTCTTTGGAGACCGAGCAAAACGTTTGTCCCAGGTCCTCATCAGAAAAAACGTGCCAGTG aaACGTGTTCAGCTTATCTGCACCGCTATATTCCTGTTATGGGGGCTCTTCGTGCACCTGGTGATCCCTCCTCTTGTTTTCATGTCCCTGGAAGGATGGAGCTACTTGGAAGGCCTGTACTTCTCTTTCATCACCCTCACAACTGTCGGCTTTGGAGATTACGTGGCAG GTGTGAATCCAAATATTGAATACCCGAAGCTATACAGAGTGTTTGCGGAGATATGGATCTACATGGGCCTGGCGTGGCTGTCGCTTTTCTTCAGCTGGAACGTAAACATGGTCGTGGAGGCTCACAGGGTGTTTAAGAATAAAAGACGTCACAAACGCAGACGCTTCCACGATGAGGAACCGAAGCCTGAAGAAAACACGCCCAAGTCGGAAAGGCCGACCGTCATCGATATTTTTAGCTTCTTATCGGACAAGGAGGAAGACTACAGCACTGTCATCAAGGAGATTGGAATGAGCGCAAAACCCAGTTCTATTGACGTTTTCAATCGGTCCAAGAGCTGCAGTGACATCTTGACCACCAACATCGAGATGCTGGATCACTCGCCTCGACACAGATGTTTGATGAGCATCAGTGAAGTGTTTCTAAACCCGAAGGATGACGGCAACCAAGATAAAGCCAATCGGACTCTTCTCCAAGAAAATTCCGCTTCAACAGAACCAGCAGAGTGTGCGGGAACCGATGATAATGTCAACGGGAAAACGGATTCACCAAAGGATGGCATTATATTTACTGTGCCAGCCTCAGGAAGCGCAAAGGAAGAAATTGCACAGCCAAGTGATAGTGTGAATCGgtttacaatttcaaaagtaGCAGAGGAAGATGAATTACTTAATAAGGATGAAAAGGGATAA
- the LOC144057889 gene encoding serum paraoxonase/arylesterase 2-like: protein METLGLVSVAVTLFYMLLGERMVNMRKMYLASREPVKNHLLNCALLKNLDNGSEDITVFGDGLAFISNGLKYPGVSSSDAPGKIFLFDLKASAMGPVELPISGNIDLETFNPHGISVYTHPTNGTVYLFVVNHPHHKSQVELFEFVERGSSLLHRKTFKHKLLHSVNDIVALGVDRFYATNDHYFSDAVMKITVEPLLGQPLTNVVYYSPEMVKVVSNGYYFANGINISPDKRHVYVTDITAHNIHVLERKEDNELTTIKSIALGSLCDNIEVDPKTGDLWLGCHINLMRMFYFDPENPPGSEVVRIQNILSEEPVVTQVYADDGHVIMGSSVATIYGGKLLIGTVFHKALCCDLE, encoded by the exons ATGGAAACACTGGGATTAGTCTCAGTGGCTGTAACATTGTTTTACATGCTGCTTGGTGAGAGGATGGTCAATATGAG GAAAATGTATCTTGCGTCTCGAGAACCTGTCAAGAATCACCTCCTCAATTGTGCACTGCTGAAGAATCTCG ataaTGGTTCAGAGGATATAACTGTCTTTGGAGATGGACTCGCTTTTATCAGCAAT GGTTTAAAGTACCCTGGCGTGTCATCCTCTGACGCTCCTGGTAAGATCTTCCTCTTCGATCTGAAGGCGTCTGCCATGGGACCAGTTGAGCTGCCCATTTCAGGGAACATTGATTTGGAGACATTCAACCCTCATGGCATCAGTGTCTACACACACCCAACCA ATGGCACAGTGTACTTGTTTGTTGTGAACCATCCTCATCACAAAAGCCAAGTCGAGTTGTTTGAATTTGTTGAGCGGGGATCCTCCTTGTTGCATCGTAAGACCTTCAAACATAAACTTCTTCACAG tGTGAATGATATCGTGGCTTTGGGAGTGGATCGGTTCTATGCCACCAATGATCATTATTTTTCAGATGCAGTGATGAAAATCACCGTGGAGCCTCTGCTGGGTCAACCTTTGACTAATGTTGTGTATTACAGTCCGGAGATGGTCAAAGTGGTTTCTAATGGGTATTACTTTGCAAATGGAATCAACATCTCACCTGATAAAAG GCATGTATATGTGACTGATATAACAGCCCATAATATACATGTGTTGGAGCGGAAAGAAGACAATGAATTGACCAccataaag TCTATAGCTTTGGGTTCCCTCTGTGACAACATTGAAGTCGACCCGAAAACAGGTGACCTGTGGTTAGGCTGTCACATCAACCTAATGAGAATGTTCTACTTTGACCCCGAAAATCCACCTGGATCAGAG GTCGTCCGCATCCAGAACATTCTGTCAGAGGAGCCGGTGGTGACTCAGGTGTATGCCGACGATGGTCATGTGATTATGGGCTCATCTGTAGCTACGATCTATGGAGGGAAACTGCTCATTGGAACCGTGTTTCATAAAGCTTTATGCTGTGATTTGGAGTAG
- the LOC144057890 gene encoding serum paraoxonase/arylesterase 2-like, producing the protein MGKCGIVAFVVAALSVLLGERIVTLRKRALASRELVNNHLPNCVPLKNLNDGSEDITIFGDGFAFISTGLKYPGISSSNVPGKIFLLDMEDSPMRPTELRMPRNFDLETFNPHGISAYVEPTDGKVYLFVVNHPHHKSQVELFEFVEEELSLMHLKTFKHELLHSVNDIVALGVDRFYATNDHYFSHEFKTIVELILGQPWTNVVYCSAETVKVVSGGYYFANGINISPDKRYVYVMDVLDHKVHVLERKEYNALAPVKAVDVGSLCDNIEVDPKTGDLWLGCHPNGLKALNYDLKDPPGSEVVRIQNIHSEEPSVTQVFADDGHMIMGSSVATTYGGKLFIGSMFHKALRCDLD; encoded by the exons ATGGGCAAGTGTGGCATCGTCGCATTTGTTGTAGCGGCGTTATCTGTGCTTCTTGGTGAGAGGATTGTCACCTTAAG GAAGAGGGCCCTCGCTTCTCGAGAGCTAGTCAACAACCACCTCCCCAATTGTGTTCCTCTGAAGAATCTGA ATGACGGTTCAGAGGATATCACTATCTTTGGGGATGGATTCGCCTTTATCAGCACT GGCCTAAAGTACCCCGGAATAAGCTCTTCCAATGTGCCTGGCAAGATCTTCCTCCTCGATATGGAAGACTCTCCGATGAGGCCAACTGAGCTGCGAATGCCGAGGAactttgacttggagacgttcAACCCTCACGGCATCAGCGCCTACGTAGAGCCAACTG atgGCAAAGTGTACCTTTTTGTTGTGAACCATCCTCACCACAAAAGCCAAGTCGAGTTGTTTGAATTTGTTGAGGAGGAATTGTCCCTGATGCATCTGAAAACTTTCAAACATGAACTTCTTCATAG tgtGAATGATATTGTGGCTTTGGGAGTGGATCGTTTCTATGCCACCAACGATCACTAtttttcacatgaatttaaaacgaTTGTTGAGCTTATCCTGGGTCAACCTTGGACTAACGTTGTGTATTGCAGTGCAGAGACCGTCAAAGTTGTCTCTGGGGGCTATTATTTTGCAAACGGCATCAACATCTCACCTGATAAAAG GTATGTATATGTGATGGATGTACTTGACCATAAAGTGCATGTGCTGGAGAGGAAAGAATACAACGCATTGGCCCCTGTGAAG GCCGTAGATGTGGGTTCACTCTGTGACAACATTGAAGTTGACCCCAAAACAGGTGACCTGTGGTTAGGCTGCCATCCTAACGGATTGAAAGCTTTAAACTATGACCTTAAAGATCCACCTGGCTCCGAG GTCGTCCGCATCCAGAACATTCATTCAGAGGAGCCATCGGTGACGCAGGTGTTTGCTGATGATGGTCACATGATTATGGGCTCATCTGTAGCGACGACCTATGGAGGGAAACTCTTCATTGGATCAATGTTTCATAAGGCCTTACGCTGTGATTTGGACTAG